One genomic region from Reichenbachiella ulvae encodes:
- a CDS encoding outer membrane insertion C- signal: protein MKKLLLVGLFAFAFAGAQAQELGIRSGVSAGNNVAVDALLSVGEFSRIHANASVGGGIGVDVLWDFFYRPFDISGENGFGWYMGVGPSMYAGRRYGHWGNDPLLTDNVFLLGASFEIGIDYHFDFPLALAVDYRPTFWIVEETHFGAGGFGVMARYCFGK from the coding sequence ATGAAGAAGTTATTATTAGTGGGGCTTTTCGCTTTTGCATTTGCAGGGGCTCAAGCTCAAGAATTAGGTATCAGATCTGGTGTTAGTGCAGGGAACAATGTAGCGGTTGACGCTTTGTTGTCTGTGGGAGAGTTTAGTCGAATACATGCTAATGCCTCAGTAGGTGGAGGAATTGGAGTGGATGTACTTTGGGATTTCTTTTATCGTCCTTTTGATATCAGTGGAGAAAATGGATTTGGTTGGTACATGGGGGTAGGACCTTCTATGTATGCAGGTAGAAGATATGGACATTGGGGAAATGATCCTTTACTAACTGATAATGTTTTTTTATTGGGAGCCAGTTTTGAGATTGGAATAGATTATCACTTTGATTTTCCATTAGCACTAGCGGTTGATTATCGTCCAACATTTTGGATTGTAGAAGAAACTCATTTTGGAGCAGGTGGTTTTGGCGTAATGGCCAGATATTGCTTCGGTAAATAA
- the trpB gene encoding tryptophan synthase subunit beta: MKTSLRPDERGYYGSFGGAFIPEMMQANVAELQEKFEQIVATEEFKKEFDTLLKDYVGRPSPLYLATRLSEKYQTNVYLKREDLNHTGAHKINNSLGQIILAKKLGKKKIIAETGAGQHGVATATACALMGIECVVFMGELDVKRQAPNVGRMKMLGAEVVPVSSGSKTLKDATNEAMRYWIANPFDTHYIIGSVVGPHPYPDMVAKFQSVISEEIRKQLLEKTGSELPDTVIACVGGGSNATGAFYHFLEEESVELIAAEAAGKGLESGFTAAATFKGVSGILHGSKTLFMQTEDGQVVEPHSISAGLDYPGIGPALAHWFETGRVKYEAVTDEDAMKAGLELCKLEGIIPAVESSHALAVLEKIKFGKDQHVVVNLSGRGDKDLETYLSYL, encoded by the coding sequence ATGAAGACAAGTTTAAGACCTGATGAAAGAGGTTACTATGGCAGCTTCGGAGGGGCGTTTATCCCTGAAATGATGCAAGCCAATGTAGCTGAATTGCAGGAAAAATTCGAACAGATAGTAGCGACAGAAGAGTTCAAAAAGGAGTTTGATACTTTACTAAAAGATTACGTAGGGAGACCGAGTCCTTTGTATTTGGCCACTCGTTTGTCAGAGAAATATCAAACGAATGTATACCTGAAAAGGGAAGATCTAAACCATACCGGGGCACATAAAATCAATAACTCTCTAGGACAAATTATCCTTGCGAAAAAGCTCGGGAAAAAGAAGATTATCGCCGAGACTGGAGCGGGGCAGCATGGAGTTGCAACCGCTACTGCATGCGCCTTGATGGGGATCGAATGTGTGGTCTTTATGGGGGAGTTGGATGTCAAAAGGCAAGCCCCAAATGTGGGTCGAATGAAGATGCTGGGAGCCGAAGTTGTTCCTGTATCATCTGGGTCAAAAACGCTCAAAGATGCGACCAATGAAGCGATGAGATATTGGATCGCAAACCCCTTCGATACACACTACATTATTGGGTCTGTAGTAGGGCCACATCCCTATCCGGATATGGTGGCTAAATTCCAGTCTGTGATCTCAGAAGAGATCAGGAAACAGCTGCTAGAAAAGACAGGTTCAGAGTTGCCAGATACGGTCATTGCCTGTGTCGGAGGAGGGAGTAATGCAACAGGTGCTTTCTATCATTTTCTGGAAGAAGAATCAGTCGAACTGATCGCTGCAGAGGCAGCAGGAAAAGGGCTTGAATCTGGTTTTACAGCTGCGGCTACCTTCAAGGGTGTGAGTGGAATTTTACATGGTAGCAAGACCTTGTTTATGCAGACGGAAGATGGTCAGGTGGTAGAGCCGCATTCGATTTCAGCTGGTCTTGATTATCCAGGTATTGGCCCGGCTTTGGCTCATTGGTTTGAAACAGGCCGAGTCAAATATGAGGCAGTCACTGATGAAGATGCTATGAAGGCGGGATTAGAATTGTGCAAATTGGAAGGGATTATACCTGCTGTAGAATCCTCACATGCACTAGCTGTTTTGGAGAAAATAAAGTTTGGTAAAGACCAGCATGTAGTAGTGAATCTGTCTGGAAGGGGAGATAAAGATCTTGAGACATATTTGAGCTACTTGTAA
- a CDS encoding tellurite resistance TerB family protein, with protein sequence MSDVREHLSLLVRLSKVDNFIAEPEAKMIHYIGSLNGLNEDEIETIIDNPLPIAELRSLTPEEKFEYLFNIVQLMKVDGKVFQSEIDFCERIAIKLGYKPGVIADLSAYIYSDPNISTNKTFLRSIADEHLLPMRKQ encoded by the coding sequence ATGTCAGACGTCAGAGAACACCTAAGCTTACTGGTCAGATTATCCAAGGTAGATAATTTTATAGCTGAGCCTGAAGCTAAGATGATTCACTACATTGGTTCCTTAAACGGGCTCAACGAAGACGAGATAGAGACCATTATTGACAACCCTCTGCCAATTGCAGAGTTAAGATCTCTCACTCCTGAAGAAAAATTCGAATACCTATTCAACATTGTTCAATTAATGAAAGTAGATGGGAAGGTATTTCAGTCTGAGATCGATTTTTGCGAAAGAATAGCGATTAAACTTGGATATAAGCCTGGAGTAATAGCTGACCTTTCAGCCTATATCTACAGTGACCCAAATATTAGTACAAACAAAACATTTCTAAGAAGTATAGCCGATGAACATCTGCTACCTATGAGAAAGCAATGA
- the trpD gene encoding anthranilate phosphoribosyltransferase, translating to MKEILQRLSASEVLSREEAREALKEMAQGNSNTSEMAAFLMAYLMRGIQAHELAGFKDAMLDLCRAIDLSAYDAIDMCGTGGDGKDTFNISTTASFVVAGAGQKVAKHGNNGVSSSCGSSNLLQHLGYQFPSEEAVLQETIEKAGICFLHAPLFHPAMKNVAPVRKELGLKTFFNMLGPLVNPSRPAKQLMGVYSLEVAELYQELHQQEGKACAIVHALDGYDEISLTGDFKVYSKDDVVTYSPDQIGLSVIKPEQIHGGSTVEDSAAIFQRVLKGEGTEAQTQVVLANAGLALYMSQDLADIQEGIAKAKESIESGSAYNCLVEFLAVGK from the coding sequence ATGAAAGAGATTTTACAAAGATTGAGTGCGAGCGAAGTGCTCAGTAGAGAGGAGGCTCGGGAAGCCTTGAAGGAAATGGCACAAGGAAACAGTAACACGAGTGAAATGGCTGCTTTCTTAATGGCTTACCTGATGAGAGGGATTCAGGCACATGAGTTGGCTGGCTTCAAAGATGCCATGCTGGATTTGTGTAGAGCCATTGATTTGAGTGCCTATGATGCCATAGATATGTGTGGTACGGGTGGTGATGGCAAAGATACTTTCAATATTTCTACTACGGCTTCTTTTGTAGTAGCTGGTGCGGGTCAAAAGGTGGCCAAGCATGGTAATAATGGAGTGTCCTCAAGTTGTGGGTCCTCTAACCTATTGCAGCATTTGGGCTATCAGTTCCCATCAGAAGAGGCTGTGCTACAGGAAACGATCGAGAAGGCGGGTATTTGCTTTTTGCATGCACCCTTGTTTCATCCTGCGATGAAAAATGTGGCTCCAGTGCGTAAGGAGCTTGGATTAAAGACCTTTTTCAACATGTTAGGGCCTTTGGTAAATCCCAGTAGGCCTGCTAAGCAGTTGATGGGCGTCTATAGCCTGGAAGTAGCTGAGCTCTACCAGGAATTGCATCAGCAAGAGGGTAAAGCCTGTGCCATCGTTCATGCTCTGGATGGTTATGATGAGATTTCTCTCACAGGAGATTTTAAAGTCTACAGCAAAGATGATGTGGTGACTTATTCACCAGATCAGATTGGGTTGAGTGTCATTAAACCAGAACAAATCCATGGTGGAAGCACTGTAGAGGATTCTGCAGCCATTTTTCAAAGAGTATTGAAAGGGGAAGGCACAGAGGCGCAGACTCAAGTTGTGCTAGCCAATGCTGGTTTGGCGCTGTATATGAGTCAGGATTTGGCTGATATTCAGGAAGGGATAGCAAAAGCCAAGGAGTCGATTGAGTCTGGTTCGGCTTACAATTGTTTGGTTGAGTTTTTAGCAGTAGGAAAATGA
- the trpC gene encoding indole-3-glycerol phosphate synthase TrpC, with product MNVLDKIVAEKRKEIEAQKALNSIDQLTKMEGFSRKGFSTADRMKSSVLPAIISEFKRQSPSKGIINDKVDVVKVTQGYCEAGASAVSILTDEPFFGGTIEDLQRARPHVSCPILRKDFIIDEYQIYKTKAIGADLMLLIAAILTKEEIKRFTSLAHELGLEVLLEIHNQEEFEQAYIPEVDILGVNNRDLKRFKTTIQNSIDLSEILPKEQLKISESGISTTQDMADLTAAGYKGFLIGEQFMKHADPAAELKKFMKEELV from the coding sequence ATGAATGTATTAGATAAAATAGTAGCGGAAAAGCGCAAGGAAATCGAAGCGCAAAAGGCTTTGAATAGCATAGATCAGTTGACCAAAATGGAGGGCTTTAGCAGAAAGGGATTTTCCACTGCCGATAGAATGAAGTCCTCAGTTTTGCCTGCGATTATTTCTGAATTCAAGCGTCAGTCACCATCTAAGGGTATCATCAATGATAAGGTAGATGTGGTGAAAGTGACTCAAGGCTATTGTGAGGCTGGTGCTTCTGCGGTATCTATTTTGACTGACGAGCCGTTTTTTGGTGGTACCATCGAGGATTTGCAGCGTGCCAGGCCACATGTGAGTTGCCCGATTCTAAGAAAGGATTTTATCATCGATGAGTATCAGATATATAAAACCAAGGCTATAGGAGCGGATTTGATGCTCTTGATTGCTGCGATTTTGACCAAAGAGGAGATTAAAAGGTTTACTTCTTTGGCGCATGAGCTTGGATTGGAGGTACTGTTAGAGATTCATAATCAAGAGGAATTTGAGCAGGCTTATATTCCGGAGGTGGATATTTTGGGCGTGAATAACCGCGATTTGAAGCGATTTAAAACTACTATTCAGAACTCAATTGATCTATCTGAAATTCTGCCAAAAGAGCAACTGAAAATCTCTGAAAGTGGAATCTCAACTACTCAAGATATGGCTGATTTGACAGCAGCAGGATACAAGGGCTTTTTGATCGGAGAGCAGTTTATGAAACATGCTGATCCAGCTGCTGAGCTCAAGAAGTTCATGAAAGAAGAGCTGGTCTGA
- the trpA gene encoding tryptophan synthase subunit alpha codes for MTNRINQVLEQKENILSIYFTAGYPKLDDTVKVMEALEQNGADMLEVGVPFSDPIADGPTIQHSNTVALENGMSVKLLFEQLKDIRKSVSIPLIMMSSLNPILQFGVEQFCAKCKEIDVDGLIIPDLPVEEYISEYKEVMERYNLKNVILITPSSTDARIRLVDEHTDSFIYMVSSAATTGVNKNFSSDFDAFAQRLKAMKLKNPLITGFGIKDKESFDQVTRFSRGGIIGSAFVKAVAEGEDAAASTANFMKQFGRF; via the coding sequence ATGACTAATAGAATCAATCAAGTACTAGAACAAAAGGAAAATATACTGTCTATTTATTTCACGGCTGGGTATCCAAAATTGGATGATACCGTGAAAGTGATGGAAGCCTTGGAACAGAATGGTGCGGATATGTTAGAGGTAGGAGTGCCCTTCTCTGACCCGATCGCTGATGGCCCTACCATCCAACATAGCAATACAGTCGCGTTGGAAAATGGGATGTCTGTCAAGTTGCTTTTTGAGCAGCTGAAGGATATAAGGAAATCTGTTTCCATCCCTTTAATAATGATGAGTTCTTTGAATCCGATTTTGCAGTTTGGGGTTGAGCAGTTTTGCGCTAAGTGTAAGGAGATCGATGTGGATGGATTGATCATTCCAGACCTGCCTGTGGAGGAATATATCAGTGAGTACAAGGAGGTGATGGAGCGTTATAATTTGAAGAACGTGATATTGATTACACCCTCTTCTACTGATGCCCGAATCAGGTTGGTGGATGAACATACGGATAGCTTTATCTACATGGTTTCCTCAGCTGCAACGACCGGGGTGAATAAGAATTTCAGTTCGGACTTTGATGCTTTCGCGCAACGTCTGAAGGCAATGAAATTGAAGAATCCATTGATTACAGGATTTGGGATCAAAGACAAAGAATCATTTGATCAGGTGACACGATTCTCAAGAGGGGGGATCATAGGGAGTGCTTTTGTGAAGGCCGTGGCAGAAGGCGAAGATGCGGCTGCCTCTACAGCTAATTTTATGAAACAATTTGGTCGTTTTTAA
- a CDS encoding PorP/SprF family type IX secretion system membrane protein has product MKKITFPLLLLWLASASNLYAQDQRVYSQFFMNPYVLNSAYAGSAGYTTIYGVHRQQWIGLEGAPMNSHVSFHTPLESNFSIGAFAYNDNVDAINSSGAKITGGYLMELDRRNRSYIRFGLSVGGGYSGYDIEAGNDPTLLALTGTNTSYVTADVGLSYYFRDFNVGLSIPNLIGRDVVSPDAFSSVQLKPWENIMINANYRFLLNKSLAIEPHLIYRFSLVNMPQYEAAVMAHLGHIVWAGLSYREDLSMAALFGIKIQERYAIGFSYEYGNTELEGYSSGTLEVSLGINVGDKKKKQKQGLSFIQNFKKTREQEMRSEARRQQLAEQRAQQQKEQQTAQTTPEPKETPVTPDPVVEETAVVANTTPVEEKEVVNEQIDMSIPIKTRTNTEGEWEIGTTYIQTHMDSTKASIVKWTDALTNTPPEVALPENTHRMGRHILELPPGHHVVAGEFDDFQSAEDYSDEIFQMGYHGAIVAYVSSMKQYVVVVHKGATMRQAEEEQAVWSARHNLDHVYILNILE; this is encoded by the coding sequence ATGAAGAAAATAACATTCCCACTCTTACTGCTTTGGTTAGCCTCAGCTTCTAACCTCTATGCACAAGATCAAAGAGTATATAGTCAGTTTTTCATGAACCCCTATGTACTCAACTCTGCCTATGCAGGTTCGGCTGGCTATACCACTATATATGGTGTACATCGCCAGCAATGGATCGGTCTGGAAGGCGCCCCTATGAATTCACATGTGAGTTTCCACACTCCTTTAGAATCCAACTTTTCCATCGGTGCCTTTGCCTACAATGACAATGTAGATGCCATCAACTCTTCGGGTGCCAAAATCACAGGCGGGTATTTAATGGAATTGGACAGAAGAAACAGATCCTACATTAGATTCGGACTATCTGTAGGAGGTGGCTATTCTGGTTACGATATCGAAGCGGGCAATGACCCGACTCTTTTGGCGCTAACCGGAACTAATACCTCTTACGTTACCGCTGACGTTGGACTCTCCTACTATTTTAGGGATTTTAACGTTGGGCTCTCAATACCTAATCTGATCGGCAGAGATGTAGTGAGTCCAGATGCTTTTAGTTCGGTGCAATTAAAGCCTTGGGAAAACATCATGATCAATGCCAACTACAGGTTCCTGCTGAATAAGTCATTGGCCATCGAACCACACCTTATATATAGGTTCTCTCTGGTAAATATGCCACAATACGAAGCAGCAGTCATGGCGCACCTCGGACACATCGTCTGGGCCGGACTTAGCTACAGAGAAGATTTGAGCATGGCAGCACTTTTTGGAATCAAAATTCAGGAGAGATATGCCATTGGTTTTTCATATGAATATGGCAACACTGAGCTAGAAGGATATTCATCTGGAACTTTAGAGGTCAGTCTTGGAATCAATGTGGGAGACAAAAAGAAAAAGCAAAAGCAAGGTCTTTCTTTTATCCAAAATTTCAAAAAAACCAGAGAACAAGAAATGCGTTCGGAAGCCCGAAGACAGCAATTGGCTGAACAAAGAGCACAACAGCAGAAAGAGCAGCAAACGGCTCAGACCACCCCAGAACCAAAAGAGACACCAGTTACTCCGGATCCTGTAGTCGAAGAAACTGCGGTAGTGGCCAATACGACTCCTGTAGAAGAGAAGGAAGTCGTAAACGAACAAATCGATATGAGCATACCGATAAAAACCAGAACCAATACAGAAGGCGAATGGGAAATCGGCACAACTTATATTCAAACTCATATGGATAGCACCAAAGCTTCTATCGTGAAATGGACGGATGCATTGACCAATACACCTCCAGAAGTGGCGCTTCCCGAAAACACCCACCGCATGGGTAGACATATTTTGGAATTACCTCCTGGTCACCACGTAGTGGCAGGTGAGTTTGATGACTTCCAATCTGCAGAAGATTACAGTGACGAGATTTTCCAAATGGGATATCATGGAGCAATAGTGGCTTATGTCAGTTCTATGAAACAATACGTTGTAGTAGTACACAAAGGGGCTACCATGAGGCAAGCTGAAGAAGAGCAAGCTGTATGGAGTGCGAGACACAACCTGGACCACGTTTACATTTTGAACATTTTGGAATAA
- a CDS encoding peptide MFS transporter, translating to MSDISQKEIFGHPRGLAVLFFTEMWERFSYYGMRGLLVLYLVDDIANGGFGWSQVEALSLYGTYTMMVYIMGIPGGVLADKFVGQKKAVMIGGGLLVLGHGIMALPGELMFYIAITLIVLGVGALKANISTMVGQLYRQGDPRRDKGFTIFYMGINLGSALSSLIVGYIGQVYGWHWGFGLAGIGMLFGQLQFVFGGKYLQGIGELKKELPKEEVLPDSRIHINRLKQNPMSLVVVVIAALVGAYVFVEVSYLFGILLMISSLFIGFGINIYKYELDSIERDRVIVLLISFLMVIAFFGAFEQAGGLMNLYTDQKTDKSVFGWFEMTAAQFQFFNPGFILMFGLPVAAFWGWMTQKGKEDSALFKMATGNIIMGLGFVLMVGATIQFAGGELASMWWVVGAYLLHTIGELCLSPVSLSFTTKLAPARYGSIMMGLYFAMTGFGNKVAGLLGESASELGEYAVFAGIGGFSVGFGLLLIVFLKKLKKLTHGAEDNIHD from the coding sequence ATGAGTGACATCAGTCAAAAGGAAATTTTCGGTCATCCAAGAGGATTAGCAGTTCTGTTTTTTACAGAAATGTGGGAGAGGTTTAGTTACTATGGTATGCGCGGTTTGCTGGTGCTTTATCTGGTCGATGATATTGCAAATGGAGGTTTTGGCTGGAGTCAGGTTGAGGCTCTTTCTCTCTATGGAACATATACAATGATGGTCTATATCATGGGGATACCTGGAGGGGTTCTGGCTGATAAATTTGTAGGTCAAAAGAAGGCCGTTATGATAGGGGGTGGACTGCTTGTTTTGGGTCATGGGATTATGGCCTTGCCCGGGGAGTTGATGTTCTACATTGCCATCACTTTGATCGTCCTTGGAGTGGGTGCATTGAAGGCCAATATTTCTACCATGGTTGGTCAGCTTTATCGACAGGGTGACCCTCGTAGAGACAAAGGTTTTACTATCTTCTATATGGGGATTAATCTGGGGTCTGCTTTGTCCTCTTTGATCGTAGGTTATATTGGTCAGGTTTACGGTTGGCACTGGGGATTTGGTCTTGCTGGAATTGGTATGTTGTTCGGTCAGCTGCAATTTGTTTTCGGTGGTAAGTATCTTCAGGGGATTGGCGAATTGAAGAAAGAATTGCCAAAAGAAGAGGTCTTACCTGATAGCCGCATTCATATCAATCGTTTAAAACAAAATCCAATGTCGCTGGTTGTCGTAGTAATTGCTGCTTTGGTTGGTGCTTACGTTTTTGTTGAGGTGAGCTATTTGTTTGGAATTCTACTTATGATATCTTCTTTGTTCATAGGTTTTGGTATCAATATTTATAAGTACGAATTGGATTCGATCGAAAGAGATCGAGTGATTGTATTATTGATTTCTTTTTTGATGGTGATTGCCTTCTTCGGTGCTTTCGAGCAGGCAGGTGGATTGATGAATCTATACACAGATCAAAAAACCGATAAAAGTGTATTTGGTTGGTTTGAAATGACCGCTGCTCAATTCCAATTCTTTAATCCAGGTTTTATTCTCATGTTTGGTTTGCCAGTGGCTGCCTTCTGGGGTTGGATGACTCAGAAAGGAAAGGAAGATTCGGCACTTTTTAAAATGGCTACAGGTAATATTATCATGGGGCTTGGTTTTGTATTGATGGTTGGTGCAACTATTCAATTTGCTGGAGGGGAACTCGCTAGTATGTGGTGGGTGGTAGGAGCCTATCTTTTGCATACGATCGGGGAACTATGTTTATCTCCAGTTTCTCTTTCGTTTACCACTAAGCTCGCTCCTGCGAGATATGGGTCAATCATGATGGGACTCTATTTCGCCATGACAGGTTTTGGGAATAAGGTAGCAGGGCTATTAGGTGAATCTGCATCCGAACTTGGTGAATACGCTGTATTTGCTGGAATTGGTGGTTTCTCCGTAGGGTTTGGCTTGCTGCTGATTGTATTCTTGAAAAAACTCAAAAAATTGACACATGGAGCAGAAGACAATATACATGATTAA
- a CDS encoding anthranilate synthase component II, whose protein sequence is MKTLVLDNYDSFTYNLVHIIRELEGDENLEVHRNDQIKLEEVAKYDRILLSPGPGLPKDSGILMDTIKTYAPDKNILGVCLGHQAIAESFGGTLYNLPNVLHGIATNVNVKVKDILFGDIPEQFKICRYHSWAVDPKKQGDIEVTAVDDEGEIMALKHKEYDVRGVQFHPESILTEHGIKMMENWIKL, encoded by the coding sequence ATGAAAACATTAGTATTAGATAATTACGATTCCTTCACATATAACCTGGTTCATATCATTCGTGAGCTGGAAGGAGATGAAAATCTGGAAGTACATAGAAATGACCAGATTAAATTAGAAGAAGTGGCCAAATATGACCGTATTCTGCTTTCTCCAGGGCCTGGACTACCAAAGGATAGTGGTATTTTGATGGACACGATCAAGACTTATGCTCCTGATAAAAACATTCTAGGGGTGTGCCTGGGACATCAGGCGATTGCTGAGTCGTTTGGCGGCACTTTGTACAACTTGCCCAACGTACTACATGGTATTGCGACCAATGTCAATGTAAAAGTGAAAGACATATTGTTCGGAGATATTCCTGAGCAGTTCAAAATCTGCCGCTATCATAGCTGGGCCGTTGACCCTAAGAAGCAGGGAGATATAGAAGTGACTGCAGTCGACGATGAGGGTGAAATAATGGCCCTGAAGCACAAAGAGTATGATGTGAGAGGGGTACAGTTTCATCCCGAGTCTATATTGACCGAGCATGGGATCAAAATGATGGAAAACTGGATCAAATTGTAA
- a CDS encoding anthranilate synthase component I family protein encodes MKEVKIYSKTKEILGDLITPVSIYLKVREKHPNSFLLESSDYHAKEGSISYIGFQPVAEFRVEEEYLFTQFPEEDVISQPISNVDLRSHFVEFASCFKPQDEKQYYTKSGLFGFTSYETVQLFEDIKFDSDKPKNFKVPLMQYFCFKYVIAFDHFRNKIFITENSGDPVLDYSGIEMVEDMIFASGTPQYDFSSHGDIVSDMTDAEFKENVLKAIDHCQLGDTFQMVLSRSFHTSYEGDDFFLYRALRSVNPSPYLFYFDYGSFRIFGSSPEAQLEVNDRQAAIYPIAGTYRRTGDDEKDAVAAKELAEDEKETSEHVMLVDLARNDLSISGSEVTVEKFKEIQFFSHVIHLVSKVTSKMIPGKSAIDLAADTFPAGTLSGAPKHRAMGLIDAYEKTARGYYGGMIGLMDFYGNFNHAILIRSFLSQDNKLHFRAGAGVVAKSNPDSEVQEVYNKIGALKTAIEKANSMNLAQRAIQ; translated from the coding sequence ATGAAAGAAGTAAAGATTTATTCTAAGACCAAAGAAATACTCGGAGACCTGATAACCCCGGTGAGTATTTACCTAAAAGTGCGCGAGAAGCATCCCAACTCTTTCTTGCTGGAGAGTTCAGATTACCATGCCAAGGAAGGCAGTATCTCCTATATTGGGTTTCAGCCTGTGGCCGAATTTCGGGTAGAGGAGGAGTATCTGTTCACCCAGTTTCCAGAGGAAGATGTGATTTCACAGCCCATCAGCAATGTGGACTTGAGATCTCATTTTGTGGAATTTGCAAGCTGCTTTAAACCGCAGGATGAAAAACAGTATTACACCAAGTCGGGCCTTTTTGGGTTTACGAGTTACGAGACTGTGCAGCTTTTTGAGGATATCAAGTTTGATAGTGACAAGCCCAAAAACTTCAAAGTGCCATTGATGCAGTATTTCTGTTTCAAATATGTGATTGCCTTTGACCACTTTCGAAACAAAATATTCATAACCGAGAATAGCGGGGACCCTGTCCTGGATTACTCAGGTATTGAAATGGTGGAAGATATGATTTTTGCCTCAGGGACTCCTCAGTATGATTTCTCCTCGCATGGAGACATCGTATCTGATATGACTGATGCAGAATTTAAAGAGAATGTTTTGAAGGCCATCGATCATTGTCAGTTGGGGGATACCTTTCAAATGGTACTGTCAAGGAGCTTTCATACAAGCTATGAAGGTGACGATTTTTTCTTGTATCGTGCGCTTCGCAGTGTCAACCCATCTCCATACCTGTTCTATTTTGATTATGGATCATTTAGGATTTTTGGCTCTTCACCCGAAGCACAATTAGAGGTGAATGATCGTCAGGCAGCGATTTATCCAATTGCAGGGACCTATCGTAGAACAGGCGACGATGAAAAGGATGCCGTGGCAGCCAAGGAACTGGCAGAGGACGAGAAGGAAACTTCAGAGCACGTGATGCTGGTAGATTTAGCGAGAAACGACTTAAGTATCTCGGGTAGTGAAGTGACTGTAGAGAAGTTTAAGGAGATCCAATTTTTCTCTCATGTGATTCATTTGGTGTCCAAGGTGACTTCCAAAATGATCCCAGGTAAGTCCGCTATTGATCTAGCAGCGGATACTTTTCCTGCTGGTACGTTATCAGGTGCGCCTAAGCATAGAGCCATGGGACTAATTGATGCCTATGAAAAGACGGCCAGAGGATACTATGGAGGTATGATTGGGTTGATGGACTTTTATGGCAATTTCAATCATGCCATTTTGATTCGGTCTTTTCTGAGTCAGGACAATAAACTGCATTTTAGAGCTGGAGCAGGGGTAGTGGCCAAATCTAACCCTGATAGCGAAGTGCAGGAAGTTTATAACAAGATTGGCGCTTTGAAAACTGCCATCGAGAAAGCAAATTCTATGAATCTAGCCCAAAGAGCAATCCAATGA
- a CDS encoding phosphoribosylanthranilate isomerase — protein sequence MEIKVCGIRNMSNLNELAQSDIDYIGFIFYERSKRYFLAGDIDESTMKALGKKKVGVFVNEKVQKIKRLAEQFDLDVLQLHGEESVKECEELKAAGYQVWKAFPVLDTLPDIQGYEQAVDAYLFDTKGKEHGGNGVQFDWSALSEYEKELPFVLSGGIGPNDVSKVKGFHHKALQVLDINSRFEVEPGLKDVSAIKTFISELKNQD from the coding sequence ATGGAAATAAAAGTCTGCGGGATTCGAAATATGTCCAATTTGAATGAGCTCGCTCAATCAGATATAGACTATATCGGGTTTATTTTTTACGAAAGGTCAAAGCGCTATTTTCTTGCCGGAGATATAGATGAATCAACTATGAAGGCTCTTGGGAAAAAGAAGGTGGGCGTATTTGTCAATGAAAAAGTGCAGAAGATAAAAAGACTGGCCGAGCAGTTTGATTTGGATGTATTGCAGTTGCACGGTGAAGAGTCCGTGAAGGAATGTGAAGAACTTAAAGCGGCAGGTTATCAGGTTTGGAAGGCTTTTCCAGTTCTGGATACCCTTCCCGATATACAAGGCTATGAGCAAGCTGTGGATGCTTATCTATTCGATACCAAAGGTAAGGAGCACGGTGGAAATGGGGTGCAGTTTGATTGGTCAGCCTTGAGTGAATATGAGAAGGAATTGCCCTTTGTGTTGAGTGGAGGGATAGGTCCAAATGATGTGAGCAAGGTTAAGGGTTTTCATCATAAGGCATTACAAGTATTGGATATCAACAGTCGATTCGAAGTGGAGCCAGGGCTCAAAGATGTATCGGCGATTAAAACATTTATTTCTGAATTAAAGAATCAAGACTAA